The genomic segment AATATGTAAATATGAACTTGCACTAGGTAAAATCTGAAAGACCTGCTGGCTCAGAAGCAAGATTTTGGGAAATCAAGAATGTTTGAGAGCAATGGGAAGATCTAGTCCattcaccaaattcttttacaTAGCGGGCCCTTTTTCCAGTCTGTAAGGGAATCTAAGTTATATCCATTGTTGTAAACGACAGTAGGTCTAGCACTTGAGGGCGAAAGAGCACCATATCGGATTGCTATGTATCGAAGCGTTCACAGAGCTTTCTATCAAATACCACTGGTGCTATTTAGCTCTTTGATATCATTTACTGTTGGTTCCCTATGCATTGCGCTGGTCGCAACATATCATCAAGAAGAGACGGTTTTGATAGTAATTGCATGCTCAACGATACTCTATGGAATATCTTCCCTCCCTTTGACACTGATTCTAAGGAACGCTCACTCTcaatttttgttcttgaagTTCCCATGTATTCTATTCCAATTGACTACATTGGGTGCCTCTATCGAATATTTTAACCGCACCACGAAGCGTGCTATAGAGAATGACACATATCGCCATAAAAATTTGTTGATTGGTCTGGATTCACTACTACTATGCTCATTCCTGGCCAATGGATTTGCATTGGGCTGTACTAGAGGGCCAGTTGGCGATTTACAAGAGACgaaagatttagaatccCACGAACCCAAGGCATTCGTGACTAATCTcgatgataaaattgaacaatACGTTCCAATGAAGCATTCTGCTCAAACACTAATACCTGAGATAGATGCGCTACGAAATCTACGACAAACTCCGTCTTGGAATGTGGGGCAGGATTCAGCTATGCAGCTAAGAGGGACAGAATCGATGTCTTCTGTGGTTCAACACAAATTACAGTCCATGGACCTACCTAGAGCTGCTACATCAGAAGACAATACAAAAGCTAAGCTTCCGAATTTGAAGGCTCTTATGACGAGTCCTAAACTGAAGAGATCATTTGTATTCAAGttcaattcaccaaaagCTCtgacaagaagaaatgggCTCGGtttaaggaaaagaaagaattctACTTTATGGGAACGAGAAAATGGAAATAGAAGTGTGAGTAGCCGCAATATGGGCAGATTGTCGACCATTCCAGATCTGTCACATAGCGTATTGAACTACAGTGGAACATCTCTGAATTCGAAATCAGGACATAGATTTGATAAAAGTGCCGATTCTGTCGTTGATCCTTCACATTTTAGAGGTCTCCGTAAACGTGCATCTTCCGCGCCAACCATAGAACTGGAAAGAAATGCCATTGAGAGGATCAACAGTGCTCTGTTACCACCATGTCTCAAAATCTCGGAACCTCTTACAGCGTCTTCATCAGTGCCTATGTTGGACTTTCCCTTAAGGGCTTTATCACCAGTGACGTCTGATGTCAGCGCCGATAATAGCATCGAAAGAAATGATCTGGAGGATATCCCACAAGTTCCTCAATTGCCTGATGAGACTGCAAGCAATTTCTTAGCTGAGCAAGATAAACCAAACATGGATATACCACTGAATGTGACTTTGGATACATgggaaaagaataaagaaaattttcTCAAGAGAGCCGCTACTATGCAAGAGCATAATAATAGGAGTGGttgtaataataatggcAATCTTTTACCAGCACTACAATTTGAGAGTGAGCAGAAACCACCCGTTCTGGAGATACCAGATCTCCAAACAAAGGATAATTTCAGCTTTCCTGTACAAAAACCATTGGAAGTTCAAACTAAGTTCGAAGACAACAATTATGACACTATAAGCGCATTAGAGCAATATTTTAGCGACATTGACGAGGAAGAACAGCGTGAAGGTATTAATATCGAGGATGGTTTCCAATATCATAACAAGTCCCCTTCCTTCCATTCACAAAGGTTCTCTAAAGATTTGCAGAGAAATAGCATAAAACATTCACCGACCAAATCACTCATATCAATGATCAGTGGTAGGGAAAGTTTAGGGGGGCATCAGAGATCACAAACTCTCTTAGtgaataataatatcaacaataacaacagcGATGGATCCCCGACCAAATCTTCGCCTAGTAGGTCCCAgagattgaaaagaatggGTAAGAAACTGTCGTTATCTAATATCTCTGATACTATGATTAATATCACAGGAAACACTGAAAATGGCAACGAATTCAGATCCcctttcaaagatggaCGTGTTAGAGGTAAAAGCGTTGATTTCAGTTACATATACAACTTGCAGAGTAATCATTCGCCTACCAAGTCAACATCAGGGATCTCTTCGAACCATGGTTCTATCTACAAGGATAGGAGGAATAGTGTGGCTACCGAGAAGAGTATGGGCAAAGGAGTATCCGGTTTTCAATTGGCAAATGCTAATGCAACTTCCAATGCAACTTCTAATGCAAATGCCAACACAAACGCGAACACTACTGCCGACGCCAAGGTAGCTGAAGCTATTGTGGAGTGTAGGACTCCACCACCTCCAAATAGAATTCCATCAACAGAATCTAGCCAGGTTTCCGCCGCATCAACTACAAACTACCCAGACATTGTCATGAGCGAATATGATAGAGAGCGTTGGAATACTTTACTGAGCCTGCAGCTGATAAATTCTAAGGGCCAGTTCAATACAGGTTAGCCTTAGGGCTAGACCCACGGATTAAAACTTTGAGGTCTGGTTGACCTCAAATCTCACAAGGAAtagattttcaaattgcTCAAGCAATTGTTGACGGTATGAGGAAAGAACGCAGAACCCTGGTGGGTGTTCTGTTTACGGATATTATCCTCACAAAGAATGATCCTAAAGTTTTAGAATATAATGCTAGACTCGGTGATCTCTCGAGACCCAAGCTGTATTATCACTGTTGACTGATGCTACCGGTTTGGCAGAAATTATGTTCAATATATTCTTTAGATACTACTACTTTTATAATCttttagccgccgaagAGCatattgtattttttttcaaaattttcgGCATCATGTGAtcatttttcttcactaggttgaaaaatttcaagagttcgatgcgatgagctccATCAATAATATGCAGTGGAAGAAGGTTTAAAATACATATCTTAAAGGTAATCCAACAGTTCAAGTCGATTCGAAGCTTGAAATGAGTGGTGGAGACTTGTTCGACGTCTTCAACGAAGAGCCTGTTCAGTTGCCAGAGGTTTCTGAGGTTCCAAAGATCGAAGATGACAAGGAAGATAACAAACGTCCACTAGAGACAGAGACAGATGTAGAAGATGGCCAGAAGAGTAGTAAAAAGGCCAAAGGtgacaagaagaagctaTCTGAAGaggataagaagaaagcaGTTGTTCCAGTCGTGACAGATGCCTTTGAGCAAGAGGCCTCTAGAGAAGTCGATCCTTCAGCAGGATTGATGAATAACGTTAACGAGCAATTGG from the Zygosaccharomyces rouxii strain CBS732 chromosome B complete sequence genome contains:
- the IRC8 gene encoding Irc8p (weakly similar to uniprot|P47046 Saccharomyces cerevisiae YJL051W Protein of unknown function localized to the bud tip mRNA is targeted to the bud via the mRNA transport system involving She2p), which encodes MYRSVHRAFYQIPLVLFSSLISFTVGSLCIALVATYHQEETVLIVIACSTILYGISSLPLTLILRNAHSQFLFLKFPCILFQLTTLGASIEYFNRTTKRAIENDTYRHKNLLIGLDSLLLCSFLANGFALGCTRGPVGDLQETKDLESHEPKAFVTNLDDKIEQYVPMKHSAQTLIPEIDALRNLRQTPSWNVGQDSAMQLRGTESMSSVVQHKLQSMDLPRAATSEDNTKAKLPNLKALMTSPKLKRSFVFKFNSPKALTRRNGLGLRKRKNSTLWERENGNRSVSSRNMGRLSTIPDLSHSVLNYSGTSLNSKSGHRFDKSADSVVDPSHFRGLRKRASSAPTIELERNAIERINSALLPPCLKISEPLTASSSVPMLDFPLRALSPVTSDVSADNSIERNDLEDIPQVPQLPDETASNFLAEQDKPNMDIPLNVTLDTWEKNKENFLKRAATMQEHNNRSGCNNNGNLLPALQFESEQKPPVLEIPDLQTKDNFSFPVQKPLEVQTKFEDNNYDTISALEQYFSDIDEEEQREGINIEDGFQYHNKSPSFHSQRFSKDLQRNSIKHSPTKSLISMISGRESLGGHQRSQTLLVNNNINNNNSDGSPTKSSPSRSQRLKRMGKKLSLSNISDTMINITGNTENGNEFRSPFKDGRVRGKSVDFSYIYNLQSNHSPTKSTSGISSNHGSIYKDRRNSVATEKSMGKGVSGFQLANANATSNATSNANANTNANTTADAKVAEAIVECRTPPPPNRIPSTESSQVSAASTTNYPDIVMSEYDRERWNTLLSLQLINSKGQFNTG